AGTCGGCAATTCAGGAAATGATAAACATGCTCGACAAACCCACTCCCCAGGTCGAGATTGTCGCCAAGATAATCGACATAAACATGGATGCTTCGAGAAGTTTGGGCGTAAACTGGAGTGTCATAGGAATGAACATTTTCGATCAAACATCCATAAATTTTGGTGACTCAGTCTCGTCAAGACAACCTGGCATGCTAAATATAAGCATAGGTCAGGTATATGATCAAGTGACAATAAATGCCATAATAAACACGATGGAGACTGAGGGTCAAGCCAAGACCATAGCGAGCCCTCACGTCACAGTACTCGACAACAATCCGGCGACCATACTTGGCGGAAAAAGATTCGGAGTTCCGGTCAGAGGATCGGACGGATCCGTAACAATACAGTTCTACGACGCAGGCACGAGGCTTGAAGTCACACCACACGTCAACGCCAACGACGAGATTACTCTCGAAATAAAGACTGAGCTTTCGGACGTCGACGTCGCGTCCGTACAGGAAGGCAAACCGATAATAACAACACACGAAGCTACGACCAACCAGAGGGTCATGGACGGCGAAACCGTTGTTCTCGGAGGGTTCGTAACCGAGTCTGAGAACGAAAACGAGAGCGGAATCCCCATTCTCAGAAGCATTCCCATTCTGGGATGGCTTTTCAAGACGAGAAGCACTTCGACCACTCAGCGCGAGGTTCTGATATTCATCACGCCTCACATTTTGAGACCGAACATAACTCCCGCTTCTATACAATAAAAACGATAAAAGGGGCTCTGCCCCTTTCTTTCTTGGGGGCTTTTGCCCCCTTTTTTTTACCGGCTTTTCCGAACGCTTTCAAACTCCCGATTTTTATTGAAATGAAAAGGTTTTATTGTTAAATACAATATATGAAATATCAGATTTATTTTTCAATAATATCTTTAGCCGGAATCGGTTCCTCTTTTTTTTCCAACCTCGACCCAACACCATACAATAAAATAAACCGGGTCGTCTCCCTGCCGGACACCCTTTATGCCCATCAAAAGGTCTTCATACCCCCTTATTACGGAGATTTTACCGAATTGACTTTGCTGTACAACGGAACCGGCATCACCGCAACGAGACTGGACGGAACAAATTCATTCGAGGTACCCGCTTTACCCGAAGACACTGTTGTAGCGCTTGTCGAGATAAAAAGCCGCTTCACACTTCAGATTGACACTGTGACTGTCGTATCGGAGAGATGGCTCGAGTTTTTTCTCGATCCCGAACTGCAGTTCTCAATACTTTGGGAAGGAGCAAGACCTCTTGTTTATTCACTCGTGTCGAGCGGAAAATCCCAGTCTCCGACCAGCGCCGCACACACGAAGATTTTCGATAAAAAGCCGAGTTCGGAGTTTTACGACGGGGGTCTGATGCGCTGGTGGATGTCCATTCAGAGAACTCACAACGTCAAAGTTATTACCGACAGCGGGGAAGAACGATTTTTCCCGGTCCTCGAGAACGGAACACACGCACCTTTGGCCGGGACTTATCATCAGGTCGGCAGTCAGGCGAGCCACGGATGCATAAGAAATCCTCTCGCGAAACAGTACTACGATGTCCTCGAAATAGGAGACCGGGTCGAAATGCATTACAGGAATTCAGGGTCAACTTTCAGACACGAAAGGATAAACGGAGCGTACAGATTCGTCAACTGGGAACCCGTATTGACAGTGGACTCCTCGCTTTTGAAATACGTCGAAGAAGCCCGATTTAGAATTATAAAGGAATTTGAATTAAATCATTGATTCAAGGAGGTAAAATGAAAAAAATAATTTTTCTGGCGATGTTCTCCGCGCTCATCATCGCCTGTTCTTCGAGAAGAGTTACGAGAATTGACACCGACCTAGTAACGGACGTCAGCGGCAGATGGAACGACACCGATTCCCGACTCGTCGCTCAGAAAATGATATCGGAGTGCCTGGGAAGCTCGTGGCTGACAAGATTTCACGACCGCTACGCAGACAAGCCGACAATAATTGTCGGCAACGTCCAAAACAGGAGTTACGAGCACATCGACGCTACGACTTTCATGAAAGATATAGAAAGGGAATTTGTCAACAACGGCGAGATAAGAATTGTCGCTTCCGTTTCGGAAAGAAACGACCTGAGGGACGAAAGATGGTCTCAGCAGGGATTCGCATCTCCCGAAACGAGAACCGCTCTCAGAAACGAATACGGAGCCCAATACATGATGATGGGGACCATTACTTCCATTATTGATGAAGCTTCAGACGTCAGGGTTGTTTACTACCAGATAGACCTCGAATTGCTCGACATAGAAACCACAGAGAAAGTCTGGATGGCGACGGAAAAGATAAAAAAAGTCATCGAATAACATTCACAAATGAAAAAGCACCTTCTGAAAATAATTCTTCCGACTTTTCTTTTCTTGTCCGCTTTATCGTGCGCTTCCAGCAAAACGAGAATGGAACCCCTCACCCGATACATGTATCGGGGTGAATATTCAGAAGCTCTGTCAGTCTATGACAGCTTAGGCATAAAAGACGAAAACGCGGTTTCTCTCGATTACGCCAACAGGGGTCTGCTTCTTCATTTATCCGGCCGCTACGAAGAAAGCAACGGCGAATTGGAGCTTGCAGAAAGATACATGGACAGGATACTCAGGAGCAATTTCAAACAAACGGTTTCTTCATACATAATAAACGAATATTCCCTGCCATACTCCGGCGAGGATTACGAAAACATAATGGTCAACTTTTACAAAATGTTCAACTACGCTTTACTCGGTTTGCCTGAAGAAGCGCTGGTCGAATGCAGAAGAATAGACTACAAGCTCAATCTTCTAAATGATATGTACGAAGGTTCGGCGACTTACACAGATGACGCTTTTTCCCGATACATGGCGGGGATTTTCTTTGAAAGCGAAAAAATGTACGACGACTGTTTCATAGAATATTTCAAATCATACAGAATATACGAAGACCTGTACTCCGAGAAATACTCCACTTCGATTCCATCCTCGCTTGTAGAATCGTTGAAAAAAGCAGCCGTTATGACGGGCAGGGAGAATGATGTTCCCTTCCTTTTCAGGGAGAAAACCCGGCCGATCACCTCCGGTCAAGAAGCGGATTCTTTTTGCGAGTTCATTTTCATACTCGAAGCCGGTCAGCTTCCTTACAAAGAAGAGATCGTATCGTACGCGACGCTTGAAGACGGAAAAATTCTTTCAGTAGCCCTTCCGGTCTTGATACCTGCGGAGACTCAGATTTTCGGGGGAACGATGCGAACAACCGATCGTTATTCTGAAATTGAGATGGTCCAGAACCTCGGCTCAATCGCTGAAATCAGCCTTAAAGACCGCGGCGGAAGGATTTTAGCGAGAGCCGTAGCAAGAGCCGGCCTTAAATATCTGGCTCAGCAGGCCGGCGAGAAAATCGGCGATGAAATTGCCGACGATGACGATTCGTTTCTCGGAGATCTTTTTTCGGGCATAATCGGAATTTTTTCAGCGGCGACAGAACATGCGGACCTGAGAGGCTGGACGCTTTTACCCGACAAGATTTTCCTCGGAAGAATATTTTTCACCGGGGCCGACACTGTAATAAATGTGACAATACACATAGCCGGACCCGGAGATATTTCATTCGTCTATCCGGTCGAATTCACCCGTGGAGGAACAGTTTTTACAAAAGAGAGGATCTGGTTCTAAAAACGTCTAGAGAAAATATTCCGCACCTTCTCTGGCGGCCCAGGTTTCAGGGAGAATGGTTTTCCCTTTCTCTTCCATGGCTCTGATTTTTTCATCGTCGTATTCCGGATTCAGATGAAAAAGGACAAGTTTTTTGACTTTGGCTTTTTTCGCGTGAGCGAGAACATATCCCAATGAAGAGTGCCCGAATCCCTGATGCAAGGGATAATCATCATCGGTGAACTGACAATCGTGGAACAGAAGATCCGCGCCTTCTATGAAATTGCATATTTTTCTGTCTCCTCCAACATAATTCTCCGTGTCGGTGACGTAACAGAATGTCTTTTCTCTTTGAGTTATTTTGTATGAGAAAGAACCGCCCTTCGGATGAGAAAAATTTTTATGCATTGTCATGACAATGTCATTCCGGAGAGGTTTGTAGTCTTCGTTTTTGTTTCTTATCACAATAATATCTTCCGATCCTGCAGGCAGAATTATTTTGTCCCATTGATTTATCGAATTAACTGTTATTTTCGCCGCGACGTCTTCGATAAAAAATGCCGCGAGAGGCGATGAGAACCAGGTGGAAATAATGTCCGCCAGCTTGAGGTCAAAAAGATCCGGACCAATAACGTCAATCCTTTTCCCCGAAAGCCACAACGGCTTGAAAAAAGGGAGCCCCAATATGTGATCGTGATGAGTGTGGCTCAAAAAAATCAATATCCTTTTTTTATTATCATTCTCTTTTTCCAGCTTTTTTCCGAGAGGTATGATTCCGCTTCCCGCATCAAAAATCAGCAATCTGCCGCCGATTGAGACTTCCACACACGAAGTGTTGCCCCCGTAATAGGCAAAGTCGCTTCCGGGAGTGGGATAGCTCCCTCTGACACCCCATATTCTAACCTTGAAATCATTTTTATCAGGCAATATCCACCTCCTGATATATTCTATACTTCTGCTGCATCAAGTCAAACATTTCATGCAATTAATTTTTCCCCTTCAATTTTACATCAGAAACTTGACAGTTTTGACATAATTCTATACTTTTATCAGTTAAAGATGACATATTTATATGCGCATTGTTTTTCCTGTTGATTTGACGAAGTGTTAGATTTTGATTTGTCTTACATAGGAGGATTTTTTCTGTGCTTGTAAACTTCGATAAAACAGAAGCTAATTTCGAAACCGACGATATAGACACTGATATTTATAGTAATTCCGAAGGAATTACTAGTACTAATTCCGAAGGAATTACTAGTACTAATTCCGAAGGAATTACTAGGGTAAATTCTGAAATTACAATAAATAATTCTGACGAAATCGAAAATGAAAAAAAGAAGATCGAAAACGAAAATATGGAATTGAACAAAAAATATAAAGAGCTCTATGAAACCTATCTGCGCTCATTGGCTGATTTCGAAAATTTCAAAAAAAGAACAAGAAAAGAATCCTTGAACAATTACAGGTCAGGTCAAACAGAGATTTTAAAAGACATTCTCGATATTTCCGACGATTTTGAAAGAGGAAGGGAATTTTTAACTAACTGTAAAAACGAAAACGAATTTTTAACCGGACTTGAACTTATAGCGAACAAGTTCAAAAATCTCCTCGTTTCGCACAATACATTGTGTTACGGAGAATGCGGAGAAGATTTTGATCCGAAGATCCACGAGGCCGTCGCTTCAGAATGCGTCGATGACCCGGAAATGGACTGCAAAATAATCAAAATTATAAGAAAA
This is a stretch of genomic DNA from candidate division WOR-3 bacterium. It encodes these proteins:
- a CDS encoding L,D-transpeptidase, encoding MKYQIYFSIISLAGIGSSFFSNLDPTPYNKINRVVSLPDTLYAHQKVFIPPYYGDFTELTLLYNGTGITATRLDGTNSFEVPALPEDTVVALVEIKSRFTLQIDTVTVVSERWLEFFLDPELQFSILWEGARPLVYSLVSSGKSQSPTSAAHTKIFDKKPSSEFYDGGLMRWWMSIQRTHNVKVITDSGEERFFPVLENGTHAPLAGTYHQVGSQASHGCIRNPLAKQYYDVLEIGDRVEMHYRNSGSTFRHERINGAYRFVNWEPVLTVDSSLLKYVEEARFRIIKEFELNH
- a CDS encoding penicillin-binding protein activator LpoB; protein product: MKKIIFLAMFSALIIACSSRRVTRIDTDLVTDVSGRWNDTDSRLVAQKMISECLGSSWLTRFHDRYADKPTIIVGNVQNRSYEHIDATTFMKDIEREFVNNGEIRIVASVSERNDLRDERWSQQGFASPETRTALRNEYGAQYMMMGTITSIIDEASDVRVVYYQIDLELLDIETTEKVWMATEKIKKVIE
- a CDS encoding MBL fold metallo-hydrolase: MPDKNDFKVRIWGVRGSYPTPGSDFAYYGGNTSCVEVSIGGRLLIFDAGSGIIPLGKKLEKENDNKKRILIFLSHTHHDHILGLPFFKPLWLSGKRIDVIGPDLFDLKLADIISTWFSSPLAAFFIEDVAAKITVNSINQWDKIILPAGSEDIIVIRNKNEDYKPLRNDIVMTMHKNFSHPKGGSFSYKITQREKTFCYVTDTENYVGGDRKICNFIEGADLLFHDCQFTDDDYPLHQGFGHSSLGYVLAHAKKAKVKKLVLFHLNPEYDDEKIRAMEEKGKTILPETWAAREGAEYFL
- a CDS encoding nucleotide exchange factor GrpE, with protein sequence MLVNFDKTEANFETDDIDTDIYSNSEGITSTNSEGITSTNSEGITRVNSEITINNSDEIENEKKKIENENMELNKKYKELYETYLRSLADFENFKKRTRKESLNNYRSGQTEILKDILDISDDFERGREFLTNCKNENEFLTGLELIANKFKNLLVSHNTLCYGECGEDFDPKIHEAVASECVDDPEMDCKIIKIIRKGFIKEDEILRPAQVIVGRFDNDFEEKLENTAENK